GCAGGTATTGAGGACGAAGAAATCTTGGATCCGTATTACTTCCCTGAGGATTGACCTTCCAACTGAAGCGAGCCAAACTGGTGGATAATGTTTTTACAATGGGTTCGGATTGGAAGTTATGGAGACGAGCTTTGAATACGTAGGCTGGGAACGTCTTTACGAACTCTGCTTCCGGCTCTATGAGCGAATAACCAGGACCGATTTCGTGCCTGATGTTATTATCGGAATCGCTAGAGGGGGCTGGGTTCCTGCAAGAATCTTATCAGATTTGTTTTTCATGAATGAAACTGCAAATGTCAAAGTTGACCTTTATAGAGGGATATTTGCGCGTGATGAGGGACCTAAGGTAAGCCAGTCAATACCTGACGAATGTGAATGGGATGACCCTCTGGTTGTTGATGATGTATCCGATACCGGTGAAAGCATGATAGCCGCACTCGACCATCTTCGGGGGAGAGGCCTCAGCAATGTGAGAACAGCTTGCTTACACATGAAACCAGGTACTGATTTGGTTCCAGATTTCTACGTGGAGGAAACACGGTCATGGATTGTATACCCTTGGGAGTTGAAAGAATTCGTGTTTACGTACGCGACTCAAATAGCAGAGGAAGATGCATCACTGGAAAATATGGAGCAAGATTTGCTGGATCTTCATCTACCTCTTCACTATGTACGATTCTTTCTGAAACAATGGAAGGAACGTGGTGGGCGTGATACTTTTGAACCGGAGGCTTGATGCAGATCATCTTGCTGAACTCAACTTGATCATATCATAGACTTACGATCAAGCTCCGCCAACAGCAGCTATCATGAAAACTACAACATCACCGTCATTTAGTTTTGTGTCATAACCCTGGTGAGCAACCATATTCTGGCCATTTACTAGAACAATGGCCTCCCTCCGAAGGGTGGTATTGTCCTGCTCGTCTAAATAGACTTCAAACCTATCCTGGTATGATTCATGGAGGTCTTCCATCAGCTGCCTTACAGTTGCGTTCTCAAGTGTCTTAAAGCTGAATCGATTATGCTCATGGGGCTTTAAACCCTTGTTAAGAAGCTTTATGAACAGTTCGGTCAATGGCGGTTCTCCTCGTTTTGTGTCATATTTTGGATTAAAGTTTATTAACGTGTAGTTTGGGCATGTTATCTGTATCCTGTTAAGAATCAGCTGAGACTTTGTAGCATACCGACGACAAAACATTAATCTGTATGCTTATGATTTCGATTTAGCTAAACCTAGTACAAAGCTCTTCTGGGGCGTGACTCCTATTACAGAAAGCAATAGAACTACATTGAAAGAATGGCTCGCAGAAAATGCACGTGAAAATCCTATTCACTACAGAGACATAGCCGAAGAGCTTGGTAGAGACCCCCGATCGGTTTCTGCTTCGCTTTCTATCGAGAAACGGAATGCCAAGGAAGAGAATAGGCCAGCATATTTCGTTAGAGTAGCCCCCGGGCTCTATCGCTATAACGATCTATGCGAGGGTGCTATTGACGAAGAGCTTATCTCCGAAGTTAGGCAGAGAGCTGATGACTTCAACAAGGCAACGCGTACAAAATTGCGTAAGAGAATCGGTGAGCTCTCCTTTGACGGATTTGTTGAGTTAGCT
Above is a window of Candidatus Thorarchaeota archaeon DNA encoding:
- a CDS encoding MoaD/ThiS family protein, whose translation is MTELFIKLLNKGLKPHEHNRFSFKTLENATVRQLMEDLHESYQDRFEVYLDEQDNTTLRREAIVLVNGQNMVAHQGYDTKLNDGDVVVFMIAAVGGA
- a CDS encoding phosphoribosyltransferase, encoding METSFEYVGWERLYELCFRLYERITRTDFVPDVIIGIARGGWVPARILSDLFFMNETANVKVDLYRGIFARDEGPKVSQSIPDECEWDDPLVVDDVSDTGESMIAALDHLRGRGLSNVRTACLHMKPGTDLVPDFYVEETRSWIVYPWELKEFVFTYATQIAEEDASLENMEQDLLDLHLPLHYVRFFLKQWKERGGRDTFEPEA